Proteins found in one Saccharomyces mikatae IFO 1815 strain IFO1815 genome assembly, chromosome: 5 genomic segment:
- the GLE2 gene encoding RNA export factor GLE2 (similar to Saccharomyces cerevisiae GLE2 (YER107C); ancestral locus Anc_7.405): MSFFNRTNTTSTLGTSTAMANEKDLANDIVINSPAEDSISDIAFSPQQDLMFSVSSWDGKVRIWDVQNGVPQGRAQHESSSPVLCTRWSNDGTKVASGGCDNALKLYDVASGQTQQIGMHAAPIKVLRYVQCGPSNAECIVTGSWDKTIKYWDMRQPQPVSTVMMPERVYSMDSRQSLLVVATAERHIAIINLANPTTIFKATTSPLKWQTRCVACYNEADGYAIGSVEGRCSIRYIDDGMQKKSGFSFKCHRQTNPNRAPGSNGQSLVYPVNSIAFHPLYGTFVTAGGDGTFNFWDKNQRHRLKGYPTLQASIPVCNFNRNGSVFAYALSYDWHQGHMGNRPDYSNVIRLHATSDEEVKEKKKR; encoded by the coding sequence atgtctttttttaatcGAACAAATACAACTTCCACTTTAGGAACGAGTACTGCAATGGCTAACGAAAAGGATTTGGCCAATGACATTGTCATCAATAGTCCAGCAGAGGACTCAATATCGGATATTGCGTTTTCACCGCAACAAGATCTTATGTTTAGTGTCAGCTCATGGGATGGTAAAGTACGTATTTGGGATGTCCAAAACGGTGTACCTCAAGGCAGAGCACAACATGAAAGCTCAAGTCCCGTTTTATGTACTAGGTGGTCGAATGATGGTACGAAGGTTGCTTCAGGCGGATGTGATAACGCCCTAAAGCTGTATGATGTTGCCAGTGGTCAAACACAGCAGATAGGGATGCATGCTGCACCAATAAAAGTACTACGGTATGTTCAATGTGGGCCATCGAACGCCGAGTGTATAGTGACGGGATCCTGGGATAAAACTATAAAATACTGGGACATGAGACAGCCCCAGCCGGTATCCACGGTAATGATGCCCGAAAGAGTTTATTCCATGGATAGTAGACAGTCTTTGTTAGTAGTAGCTACTGCTGAAAGACACATCGCTATTATCAATCTGGCAAATCCAACGACCATTTTTAAGGCAACCACATCTCCTTTGAAATGGCAAACACGATGTGTAGCATGTTATAATGAAGCAGATGGATATGCAATTGGTTCGGTAGAAGGCAGATGCTCCATAAGGTATATTGATGACGGCATGCAGAAAAAATCAGGTTTTTCGTTCAAATGCCATCGTCAAACCAATCCTAATAGGGCACCTGGCTCTAACGGTCAATCTCTTGTGTACCCTGTAAATAGTATAGCATTTCACCCGCTGTATGGTACTTTTGTTACGGCTGGTGGTGATGGCACGTTTAACTTCTGGGATAAGAACCAAAGGCATAGACTGAAAGGCTATCCTACTTTACAAGCATCTATTCCTGTGTGTAATTTCAATAGGAATGGTAGTGTATTTGCATACGCCCTAAGTTATGATTGGCATCAAGGTCATATGGGTAACAGACCAGATTACTCAAACGTCATTAGGCTTCATGCAACAAGtgatgaagaagttaaggagaaaaagaaaaggtga
- the MAM1 gene encoding Mam1p (similar to Saccharomyces cerevisiae MAM1 (YER106W); ancestral locus Anc_7.402) gives MREKRYGKRTLSERNASYLKFPNKLEKYSRFLNKNISKIGLPSNLKKDNAEINLLQPVSNHRGGVKNPKGTATNNTPEQNKHMQDIQKNAYEEGGEKSLTRSNLKKLQEKIFDKELNNIFCDHCLCSTENRKDIKYSRLWFLFELEMSENWNENLRLSCYNKYVYSAIDKSWKMENILLKEQEKYYEYFPIEQLLIPNTIEYHSPWKGQENIGDLTVEIDSVIETNLQKERLLPESILIRRENEIGFSDFQLDARKILNDLSATSENPFNFSPSGKKNKAEEKTLEIVSEKKANKKILGALERKLHGDRDY, from the coding sequence atgagaGAGAAAAGATATGGTAAGAGAACGCTTTCAGAGAGAAATGCCAGTTATCTCAAGTTTCCAAATAAGCTGGAAAAATACTCTCGATTcttaaacaaaaatataagTAAAATTGGCCTCCCATCAAATCTAAAGAAAGATAATGCAGAAATAAATTTACTACAGCCAGTAAGCAATCACAGAGGTGGTGTGAAAAACCCAAAAGGGACCGCCACCAATAATACACCAGAACAGAACAAACATATGCAAGATATACAAAAGAATGCCTATGAAGAGGGGGGAGAGAAAAGCTTAACAAGAAgtaatttgaagaaattacaggaaaaaattttcgatAAAGAACTTAACAATATTTTCTGCGACCATTGTCTTTGTAGTACggaaaatagaaaagatatTAAGTATTCGCGACTTTGGTTCCTTTTCGAATTGGAAATGAGTGAAAActggaatgaaaatctcCGACTTAGTTGTTACAATAAATACGTGTACTCTGCTATTGACAAGTCCtggaaaatggaaaatattcttctaAAGGAACAAGAGAAGTACtatgaatattttccaataGAGCAATTACTAATACCCAACACTATTGAATACCACAGCCCATGGAAAGGACAGGAAAATATTGGAGACTTAACAGTTGAAATTGATAGCGTTATAGAGACCAATCTTCAAAAGGAAAGACTTCTGCCCGAAAGCATCTTAATAAGAAGGGAGAATGAGATTGGATTTAGCGATTTTCAGTTGGATGCCAGAAAGATTCTGAATGATTTAAGTGCCACATCTGAAAATCCATTTAACTTCTCACCAagtggaaagaaaaataaagctGAAGAAAAGACCTTGGAGATAGTTTCCGAAAAGAAGGCAAACAAGAAGATTCTAGGGGCATTAGAAAGGAAGCTACATGGCGATCGAGATTATTAA
- the SMKI05G1920 gene encoding LisH domain-containing protein (similar to Saccharomyces cerevisiae FLO8 (YER109C); ancestral locus Anc_7.406), translating into MNYKVSSSYPDSIPSAEQPYVASQYKQDLQSNISMATNNAQQRQQQQQQWIKQPAVENPDMKEKINCKKALNEYILDFLTKSSLKSTAAAFAQDAQLDRDIDHEPEDGPTSKENTGSQSPLTKVVDTPQGFLYEWWQIFWDIFNTSSSRGGSEFAQQYYQLVLQEQRQEQIYRSLAVHAARLQHDAERRGEYTNEDIDPMHLAAMMLGNPMPSPVPMQNVNMNPIPIQMVGNPMVNNFSIPPYNNANPTTGAATVPTTAPPSGDFTNVAPTQNRSQNVTGWPVYNYPMQPTAENLVGNPCNSNTTNNTINNKSPVNQPKNLKTMHSTDKPNNVVTSKSIRSRSATSKAKGKATIGPASKKRKKNNTATTSAGSTNAGSPNITTPGSTTSEPAMVNSRLNKTPRCDIATNYRNQAIIYGEEDIYSNVKSSPSLDAASPSTAITKQPTKIRKNTKKALTSAFPVESANKSSSGSGVVGKKRGSLNTRVSRRKSTPSVILNVDSTKDENNMLRTLSNTTTPNMHSAPPPKTINPLPFSAINLGSFNKPAVSSPLSSVTESCFDPESAKIVTKGGPKRAVNSKVTASSPLNIATPPSGDTQKQKNPKVAGNVIIKPPHGFSTTNLNITLKSSKIITSQNNTVSQELPPGGHPPEVHAGNDLRSNKGIRNALSTPEETKPPSSTNQTYDFEVSKNSNSLPFPNQAYPSNNRTPNENLNVDDENSASINNGDGDSALVQPVSNVETALDPQRTSTGEHQNPQSQSMKFGNIGVIEDQGPDYDLNLLDTNENDFNFINWEG; encoded by the coding sequence ATGAATTACAAAGTGAGTAGTTCATATCCAGATTCAATTCCTTCCGCGGAGCAACCATACGTAGCAAGTCAATATAAACAGGATTTGCAGAGTAATATTTCAATGGCGACGAATAATGCTCAGCAGCgacaacagcagcagcagcagtgGATAAAGCAGCCAGCGGTAGAGAATCCCgatatgaaagaaaaaataaattgCAAGAAAGCTCTTAATGAGTACATACTTGACTTTCTGACAAAAtcatctttgaaaagtaCAGCAGCTGCCTTTGCTCAAGATGCGCAGCTAGATAGAGACATTGACCACGAACCAGAGGATGGGCCCACTTCTAAGGAAAATACTGGTAGTCAGAGTCCGCTGACTAAAGTAGTAGATACACCTCAAGGTTTTTTGTATGAATGGTGGCAAATATTTTGGGATATCTTCAACACCAGTTCTTCCAGAGGCGGCTCGGAATTCGCCCAGCAATATTACCAACTTGTTCTGCAGGAGCAAAGGCAAGAACAAATATATAGGAGCTTGGCTGTTCATGCGGCAAGACTACAACACGATGCAGAACGAAGAGGAGAATACACAAACGAGGACATAGATCCCATGCACCTGGCTGCCATGATGCTAGGAAATCCCATGCCTAGTCCGGTTCCAATGCAAAATGTTAACATGAACCCGATACCGATTCAGATGGTTGGTAATCCTATGGTTAATAACTTTTCCATTCCACCATACAATAATGCAAACCCCACGACCGGAGCAGCAACAGTGCCTACCACAGCGCCGCCTTCCGGCGATTTTACGAATGTAGCGCCAACCCAGAATCGAAGTCAAAACGTTACTGGCTGGCCAGTCTATAACTATCCAATGCAACCCACTGCCGAAAATCTAGTGGGAAACCCGTGTAACAGTAATACAACAAACAATACaattaataataaatctCCAGTGAACCAACCTAAAAATCTAAAAACCATGCATTCAACTGATAAACCAAATAATGTGGTGACTTCAAAATCTATAAGAAGTAGGTCTGCAACCTCTAAAGCTAAGGGCAAAGCAACTATTGGTCCAGCGAGTAAGAAacggaaaaaaaacaatacaGCAACAACTTCTGCTGGATCAACGAACGCTGGATCTCCGAATATAACCACTCCTGGCTCCACAACAAGTGAGCCTGCTATGGTGAACTCGAGACTGAATAAGACACCAAGGTGCGATATTGCTACGAACTACCGTAATCAAGCAATAATATATGGAGAGGAAGATATTTATTCCAATGTCAAGTCCAGTCCTTCATTGGATGCAGCTTCTCCTTCCACCGCAATCACTAAACAGCCCACAAAGATAAGGAAAAACACCAAGAAAGCATTGACGTCAGCTTTTCCTGTAGAGTCAGCAAATAAAAGCAGCAGTGGCAGCGGAGTGGTAGGTAAGAAGCGCGGTTCTCTAAATACTAGAGTCTCAAGGAGAAAATCTACCCCGTCCGTTATTTTGAATGTAGATTCCactaaagatgaaaataatatgcTAAGAACGTTATCGAATACTACCACCCCGAATATGCATTCAGCTCCACCTCCCAAAACTATCAACCCTTTACCCTTCTCTGCTATAAACTTGGGAAGTTTTAACAAACCAGCTGTATCCAGTCCATTATCCTCGGTGACTGAGAGTTGTTTTGATCCAGAAAGTGCTAAAATTGTGACAAAGGGTGGACCCAAACGAGCAGTAAACTCGAAAGTGACAGCATCATCTCCCTTAAACATAGCAACACCACCTTCTGGTGACActcagaaacaaaaaaatcccAAGGTCGCAGGAAATGTGATCATTAAGCCGCCACACGGGTTCTCGACCACAAATTTAAACATCACATTAAAGAGCTCTAAAATTATAACATCACAGAATAATACGGTATCGCAAGAATTACCGCCAGGAGGACATCCGCCAGAAGTACACGCAGGTAATGATTTAAGATCTAACAAAGGCATACGTAACGCATTATCTACTCCAGAGGAAACTAAACCACCGAGTAGTACCAACCAAACATACGATTTTGAAgtctcaaaaaattcaaattctttacCCTTTCCTAATCAAGCTTACCCCTCCAATAATAGAACGCCGAACGAAAATTTAAAcgttgatgatgaaaattctGCATCTATAAATAACGGTGATGGCGATAGCGCGTTGGTTCAGCCTGTATCCAATGTTGAGACAGCGTTGGATCCTCAGCGAACCAGTACTGGTGAACATCAGAATCCACAGTCTCAGAGCATGAAGTTTGGAAATATTGGAGTGATTGAAGATCAAGGACCGGATTATGATCTTAATTTACTAGATACGAATGAAAATGActtcaattttatcaattggGAGGGTTGA
- the KAP123 gene encoding karyopherin KAP123 (similar to Saccharomyces cerevisiae KAP123 (YER110C); ancestral locus Anc_7.408) translates to MDQQFLSQLEQTLHAITSGVGLKEATKTLQSQFYTQPTTLPALIHILQNGSNDSLKQLAGVEARKLVSKHWNSIDESTRASIKTSLLQTAFSEPKENVRHSNARVIASIGTEELDGNKWPDLVPNLIQAASGEDIQTRQTAIFILFSLLEDFTSSLTGYVDDFLTLFSQTINDPASLEIRSLSAQALNHVSALIEEQETINPVQAQKFAASIPSVVNVLDAVIKADDTMNAKLIFNCLNDFLLLDSQLTGNFIVDLIKLSLQIAVNNEIDEDVRVFALQFIISSLSYRKSKVSQSKLGPEITMAALKVACEEIDVDDELNNEDETGENEENTPSSSAIRLLAFASSELPPSQVASVIVEHIPAMLQSANVFERRAILLAISVAVTGSPDYILSQFDKIIPATINGLKDAEPVVKLAALKCIHQLTTDLQDEVAKFHEEYLPLIIDIIDSAKNIVIYNYATVALDGLLEFIAYDAIAKYLDPLMNKLFYMLESNESSKLRCAVVSAIGSAAFAAGSAFIPYFKTSVHYLEKFIQNCSQIEGMSEDDIELRANTFENISTMARAVRSDAFAEFAEPLVNSAYEAIKTDSARLRESGYAFIANLAKVYGENFAPFLKTILPEIFKTLELDEYQFNFDGDAEDLAAFADSANEEELQNKFTVNTGISYEKEVASAALSELALGTKEHFLPYVEQSLKVLNEQVDESYGLRETALNTIWNVVKSVLLASKVAPESYPKGIPASSYVNADVLAVIQAARETSMGNLSDEFETSMVITVMEDFANMIKQFGAIIIMDNGDSSMLEALCLQVLSVLKGTHTCQTIDIEEDVPRDEELDASETEATLQDVALEVLVSLSQALAGDFAKVFDNFRPVVFALFQSKSKNKRSSAVGAASELALGMKEQNPFVHEMLEALVIRLTSDKSLEVRGNAAYGVGLLCEYASMDITAVYEPVLKALYELLNAADQKALAAEDDEATREIIDRAYANASGCVARMALKNSALVPLEQTVPALLAHLPLHTGFEEYNPIFELIMKLYQENSPVVTNETPRIIEIFSAVFTKENDRIKLEKESTLGREENMERLKQFQTEEMKLKVIELLKYLNTTYNGIVAQNPVLSAVIA, encoded by the coding sequence ATGGATCAACAATTTCTAAGTCAACTTGAACAGACTTTGCACGCTATTACTTCTGGTGTAGGTTTGAAAGAGGCCACAAAAACCTTGCAATCTCAATTTTACACCCAGCCTACAACTTTGCCAGCTTTGATTCACATTTTGCAGAATGGATCGAATGACTCGTTGAAACAATTAGCAGGTGTTGAAGCTAGAAAGTTGGTTTCCAAGCATTGGAATTCCATTGATGAATCCACTAGAGCCTCCATCAAAACTTCTCTTCTACAAACCGCGTTTAGTgaaccaaaagaaaatgtacGTCATTCTAATGCTCGAGTAATCGCTTCTATTGGTACTGAAGAGTTGGACGGTAACAAATGGCCAGATCTAGTCCCTAACTTGATCCAAGCTGCTTCCGGTGAAGATATACAAACAAGACAAACtgctatttttattttgttttccttgCTTGAAGATTTCACTTCTTCTCTAACTGGTTACGTTGATGACTTCTTGACTTTATTTTCCCAAACTATTAATGATCCTGCTTCTTTGGAAATTAGATCATTATCTGCCCAAGCTTTAAATCACGTCTCTGCTTTGattgaagaacaagaaactaTCAATCCTGTCCAAGCTCAAAAATTTGCTGCTTCCATTCCTTCTGTTGTCAACGTTCTAGATGCCGTTATCAAGGCCGATGACACTATGAACGCCAAACTGATCTTTAACTGTCTAAATGATTTCCTGTTATTGGACTCTCAATTAACCGGCAACTTCATTGTTGATCTTATCAAACTTTCTCTACAAATTGCCGTTAACaatgaaattgatgaagatgttaGAGTTTTTGCTCTCCAGTTTAtcatttcttcattgtCTTACAGAAAATCAAAGGTTTCTCAAAGCAAATTGGGCCCAGAAATTACTATGGCTGCGTTGAAGGTTGCTtgtgaagaaattgatgtGGACGATGAGTTAAATAACGAAGACGAAACAGGGGAAAATGAGGAAAACactccttcttcttctgctaTCAGACTGTTAGCTTTTGCTTCCTCCGAACTACCACCATCCCAAGTTGCATCCGTTATTGTTGAACACATTCCAGCTATGTTACAATCTGCAAATGTTTTCGAAAGAAGAGCCATCCTTTTGGCTATCTCTGTTGCTGTGACTGGTTCTCCAGACTATATTTTGTCTCAGTTTGACAAAATTATTCCCGCCACTATTAATGGTTTAAAGGATGCTGAACCGGTTGTTAAATTAGCTGCTTTAAAGTGTATTCATCAATTAACAACTGATCTACAAGATGAAGTAGCCAAGTTCCACGAAGAATATCTACCATTGATCATTGATATTATTGATTCTGCTAAAAACATTGTCATTTACAACTATGCAACTGTTGCTCTAGACGGTCTGCTTGAATTTATCGCATATGATGCTATTGCCAAGTATTTGGATCCTTTGATGAACAaattattttatatgttggAAAGTAATGAATCGTCTAAGTTGAGATGTGCTGTTGTTTCTGCAATTGGTTCTGCTGCTTTTGCAGCTGGTTCCGCTTTCATTCCATACTTCAAAACCAGTGTTCACTATTTGGAGaaatttattcaaaattgttCCCAGATTGAAGGTATGAGTGAAGATGATATTGAATTAAGAGCTAACACTTTTGAGAATATTTCTACCATGGCTAGAGCCGTTAGGTCGGATGCTTTTGCTGAATTTGCCGAGCCTTTAGTAAATTCTGCCTACGAGGCCATCAAGACAGATTCTGCTAGGTTGAGAGAATCTGGTTATGCATTCATTGCGAACTTGGCTAAAGTTTACGGTGAGAATTTTGCTCCGTTCTTGAAAACCATTTTACCAGAAATCTTTAAAACATTGGAATTAGATGAGTACCAATTCAACTTTGACGGTGATGCAGAAGACTTAGCTGCCTTTGCAGATTCTgctaatgaagaagaactacAGAATAAATTCACTGTGAACACCGGTATTTCCTATGAAAAGGAAGTTGCCTCTGCAGCATTGTCTGAATTAGCACTGGGTACTAAAGAACATTTCTTGCCATACGTTGAACAATCTttaaaagttttgaatGAACAAGTTGATGAGTCTTACGGTTTAAGAGAAACTGCTTTAAATACTATTTGGAATGTTGTTAAATCTGTCCTATTGGCTTCTAAAGTGGCACCAGAAAGCTATCCAAAAGGCATTCCAGCTTCTTCATATGTAAATGCCGATGTTCTAGCCGTCATTCAAGCTGCCAGGGAAACTTCCATGGGTAATTTGAgtgatgaatttgaaacttCAATGGTTATTACTGTTATGGAGGATTTTGCCAATATGATCAAACAATTTGGTGCAATTATAATCATGGATAACGGCGACTCTTCCATGTTAGAAGCTTTGTGTTTGCAGGTTTTAAGTGTCTTGAAAGGTACACATACTTGTCAAACCATTGacattgaagaagacgTTCCAAGAGATGAGGAATTAGACGCTTCTGAAACTGAAGCCACCTTGCAAGATGTTGCCTTAGAAGTACTTGTCAGTTTATCTCAAGCTTTAGCTGGTGATTTTGCCAAGGTTTTCGATAACTTCAGACCAGTTGTTTTCGCATTGTTCCAATCTAAATCTAAGAACAAGAGATCCTCCGCCGTTGGTGCAGCCTCTGAATTAGCTTTGGGCatgaaagaacaaaatcCTTTTGTTCATGAAATGCTAGAAGCTTTAGTTATAAGATTGACCAGCGATAAGTCTTTAGAAGTTAGAGGTAATGCTGCTTACGGTGTTGGCCTATTATGCGAATATGCGTCTATGGACATAACAGCCGTCTATGAACCTGTTTTGAAGGCCCTTTACGAGTTACTAAACGCTGCTGACCAAAAGGCTTTGGCAGCTGAAGATGACGAAGCCACCAGAGAGATTATTGACAGGGCCTATGCTAATGCTAGCGGATGTGTGGCTAGAATGgctttgaaaaatagtGCCTTAGTCCCACTAGAACAAACTGTTCCAGCATTATTAGCACATTTGCCACTGCACACtggttttgaagaatacaATCCAATTTTTGAGttgataatgaaattaTACCAGGAAAACAGCCCTGTTGTCACAAATGAAACTCCAAGAATTATTGAGATTTTCAGTGCTGTATTTACTAAAGAGAACGATAGAATCAAATTAGAAAAGGAATCTACTTTAGgtagagaagaaaatatggaAAGATTGAAGCAATTCCAAACGGAAGAAATGAAGCTTAAGGTCATTGAATTATTAAAATACCTGAACACCACTTATAACGGAATCGTTGCTCAAAATCCAGTTTTATCTGCCGTAATTGCGtga